One genomic region from Deinococcus cellulosilyticus NBRC 106333 = KACC 11606 encodes:
- a CDS encoding Mrp/NBP35 family ATP-binding protein → MPVVTEDIVLKALSLVNDPELHQDLVSLGMVERVVVTGTQVHAKINLTTPACPLKGVIEADVRRAIEAVGASSVTVEFGATVRASNKPALPGIQHVILVGSGKGGVGKSSVSTNLAIALAQSGARVGLMDADIYGPSIAHMLGNTEDRIKANQNKQMLPLERFGVKFLSMANLVPAGQALVWRGPMLHGAIQQFLKEALWGELDYLIIDLPPGTGDVQLSLAQSVSITGAVIVTTPQDVALIDAARAMDMFKKSSIPILGVVENMSYFVAPDTGTRYDIFGHGGGKRKAEQMSLHFLGEVPLDMPLREASDQGTPVVISHPESSSAQSLVKISQNLAGRISVQSLQSLPML, encoded by the coding sequence ATGCCTGTGGTCACTGAAGACATCGTGTTAAAAGCCCTGAGCCTCGTGAATGACCCCGAGCTGCATCAGGATCTGGTTTCGCTGGGAATGGTGGAACGGGTGGTGGTGACGGGAACGCAAGTTCACGCCAAGATCAACCTGACCACGCCCGCCTGCCCCTTGAAAGGGGTGATCGAGGCGGACGTTCGCCGCGCCATCGAAGCCGTCGGTGCCAGCAGTGTCACTGTCGAATTCGGCGCCACCGTGCGCGCCAGCAACAAGCCTGCCCTGCCTGGAATTCAGCATGTGATCCTGGTGGGAAGCGGCAAGGGAGGCGTGGGCAAATCCAGCGTCTCCACCAACCTTGCCATAGCCCTGGCCCAGAGCGGAGCACGGGTCGGTCTGATGGACGCCGACATTTACGGTCCGAGCATTGCCCACATGCTGGGCAACACCGAAGACCGCATCAAGGCCAACCAGAACAAGCAGATGCTGCCTCTGGAGCGCTTTGGCGTGAAGTTCCTGTCCATGGCCAACCTGGTTCCTGCAGGTCAGGCACTGGTGTGGCGTGGTCCCATGCTGCACGGAGCGATCCAGCAGTTCCTCAAAGAAGCCCTGTGGGGAGAACTCGACTACCTGATCATCGACCTGCCTCCAGGGACGGGCGATGTGCAGCTCTCCCTGGCCCAGTCCGTGAGCATCACCGGAGCCGTGATTGTGACCACCCCTCAGGATGTGGCCCTGATTGACGCCGCCCGTGCCATGGACATGTTCAAGAAGAGCAGCATCCCGATTCTGGGCGTCGTGGAAAACATGAGCTACTTTGTGGCTCCCGACACCGGCACCCGTTACGACATTTTCGGACACGGGGGCGGCAAGCGCAAAGCCGAACAGATGTCCCTCCACTTCCTGGGTGAAGTTCCCCTCGACATGCCGCTCCGTGAAGCCTCCGACCAGGGCACCCCTGTGGTGATCTCCCACCCTGAAAGTTCTTCCGCGCAGTCCCTCGTCAAGATCAGCCAGAATCTGGCAGGCCGCATCAGCGTGCAGAGCCTGCAATCTCTGCCCATGCTTTAA
- a CDS encoding helix-turn-helix transcriptional regulator: MLPNPDHTKRKILSHLKESCGGTTQDLAASLGVTVPAIRKHLLDLEEEGYITQQLEKRCGKGRPQYVYHLTHKGEEAFPKNYSGLCLDLLGHLEELHGQQMVFQLFTAREESLYRQLAPQLEHLSLDEKVRKLSELLCEAGYQATLTEDGEWLLEQRNCPSIAVARRYKAICQCEMSLYERLLGVPITRISQIASGAGACRYKITKA; the protein is encoded by the coding sequence ATGCTACCGAACCCTGACCACACCAAACGAAAAATTCTTTCGCACCTCAAGGAGAGCTGCGGGGGCACCACCCAGGACCTCGCAGCCTCGCTGGGGGTCACGGTTCCGGCCATCCGCAAGCACCTGCTGGACCTTGAGGAAGAAGGGTACATCACCCAGCAACTGGAAAAACGCTGTGGCAAAGGGCGTCCGCAGTACGTGTACCACCTCACCCACAAGGGCGAGGAAGCCTTTCCCAAGAATTACTCGGGGCTGTGCCTGGACCTGCTCGGGCACCTGGAGGAACTGCATGGCCAGCAGATGGTGTTTCAGCTGTTCACCGCCCGCGAGGAATCCCTGTACCGGCAACTGGCTCCTCAGCTTGAACACTTAAGTCTGGACGAAAAAGTACGGAAGTTGTCAGAGTTGCTGTGCGAAGCTGGATATCAGGCAACGTTGACCGAAGACGGTGAATGGTTGCTCGAACAACGCAACTGCCCGAGTATCGCTGTGGCGAGGCGCTACAAGGCAATTTGCCAGTGTGAGATGAGCCTCTACGAAAGACTTCTTGGTGTGCCCATCACCCGCATCAGTCAGATTGCTTCCGGTGCAGGGGCTTGCCGATATAAAATAACGAAGGCTTGA
- a CDS encoding alpha-amylase/4-alpha-glucanotransferase domain-containing protein produces the protein MSRLALVLHNHQPNGNLPDLLEKAHQTAYLPFLKVLQEHPRIKINLHYSGTLLQWIQKNHPTTLQLLKQLVERGQVELLGGGMHEPLLPLIPKRDRMAQIAAQRDWMAQHLGFRSKGVWLAECAWDTDLPETLSECGVEFTLLDDTQIPEQALPATYYLTEHDGHNVRVFVMQHQLHNQMPYAQPATLIENIRAQKQLVVLGEDGESLGLIGDTYQRCYIEGWLQNFFTALEQNRDIQLVHLSEELKQPCSGLVYVPSSSFAAPDGYFRQAMAKYAGINNLHKRMRYTSLKLDMTPRASQQAYEHLWRGQTGDAYWPTSAEYNFVRFEAYRNLIRAENEIEPRKYSWLEIDYRDTNGDGIQELIAESHTMNLHFSPTEGGSLQEWDYREKAVNLVDSYSDHPRTHPRTLVEHFFGGEVSLRSFASGQYLELGDFSTGLFDAGKYRNRVTLSRMGIVRGPAGIPVPVELKKSLKILPKEHQIELEYRITNHGDWDIITRFGSKWNFGLLAGDSPDRYFYINGRKVGSLGSTQEHREVTHAGIVDEWLGIRVVFEFEGREATIWHYPVVCDRKRPLYQSSVFMPVFDLDLPKGRSRRLAFNVHVEEL, from the coding sequence GTGAGCCGTTTAGCCCTTGTACTGCACAACCATCAACCCAACGGGAACCTGCCAGATCTGCTGGAGAAAGCGCATCAGACGGCGTACCTTCCCTTCTTGAAGGTGTTACAGGAACACCCCAGAATCAAAATCAACCTGCACTATTCCGGCACCCTGCTGCAGTGGATTCAGAAAAACCACCCAACCACCCTGCAGCTTTTAAAGCAACTCGTGGAACGGGGCCAGGTGGAACTGCTCGGTGGGGGCATGCATGAACCGCTGCTTCCCCTCATTCCCAAAAGGGACCGCATGGCGCAGATTGCTGCCCAGAGGGACTGGATGGCCCAGCACCTGGGTTTCCGCAGCAAAGGGGTCTGGCTTGCCGAGTGCGCCTGGGACACCGACCTCCCTGAAACCCTCTCTGAGTGTGGGGTGGAATTCACCTTGCTGGACGACACCCAGATCCCAGAGCAGGCCCTTCCTGCGACGTATTACCTGACCGAGCACGATGGGCACAACGTGCGGGTTTTCGTGATGCAGCATCAGCTTCACAACCAGATGCCTTACGCGCAGCCTGCCACCCTGATTGAGAACATCCGGGCGCAGAAACAACTGGTGGTCCTGGGTGAGGATGGAGAAAGCCTCGGTCTGATTGGCGACACCTACCAGCGTTGCTACATCGAAGGCTGGTTGCAGAATTTCTTTACGGCACTGGAACAGAACAGGGACATCCAGCTGGTGCACCTCTCTGAGGAGCTCAAACAACCCTGCAGTGGTCTGGTTTACGTGCCCAGCAGCTCCTTTGCTGCCCCGGATGGCTACTTTCGTCAGGCGATGGCCAAATATGCGGGCATCAACAACCTGCACAAGCGCATGCGTTACACCAGCCTGAAACTGGACATGACCCCCAGGGCCTCACAGCAGGCTTATGAGCACCTCTGGCGGGGCCAGACGGGGGACGCCTACTGGCCCACCAGCGCCGAATACAACTTTGTGCGCTTCGAGGCGTACCGCAACCTGATCCGCGCCGAAAACGAAATCGAGCCCAGAAAATACAGCTGGCTGGAAATCGATTACCGGGACACCAACGGAGACGGCATTCAGGAACTGATTGCAGAGAGCCACACCATGAACCTGCACTTCTCACCCACCGAGGGTGGAAGCCTGCAGGAGTGGGATTATCGGGAAAAAGCCGTCAACCTGGTGGACTCCTACAGCGACCATCCCAGAACGCACCCCAGAACCCTGGTGGAGCATTTCTTCGGGGGAGAGGTCAGCCTCAGGTCCTTTGCCAGCGGCCAGTATCTGGAACTCGGAGATTTCTCCACGGGCCTCTTTGATGCGGGGAAATACCGCAATCGGGTGACGTTAAGCCGCATGGGCATTGTGCGGGGTCCTGCAGGGATTCCAGTTCCGGTGGAACTCAAAAAGAGCCTGAAGATCCTGCCCAAGGAACACCAGATCGAACTGGAGTACCGCATCACCAACCATGGGGACTGGGACATCATCACCCGCTTTGGCAGCAAATGGAATTTCGGGTTGCTGGCCGGAGATTCCCCGGACCGATACTTTTACATCAATGGCCGCAAAGTGGGCAGCCTCGGGTCCACCCAGGAACACCGTGAAGTCACCCATGCAGGCATCGTGGACGAATGGCTGGGCATCCGGGTGGTCTTCGAATTTGAGGGCAGAGAAGCCACGATCTGGCACTATCCGGTGGTCTGTGACCGCAAACGCCCCCTCTACCAGTCCAGTGTCTTCATGCCTGTCTTCGATCTGGACCTGCCCAAGGGCCGTTCCAGAAGACTGGCATTCAACGTGCACGTGGAGGAGTTGTAA
- a CDS encoding globin domain-containing protein, giving the protein MDLRPMEEATIYDRLTKEGLGRLIHRFYDLVHQHPLLREIFPEDLTETREKQFAFMSGFFGGPPLYMEKYGHPRLRMRHLKFPIGEGEARAWLACMEQALKDTVPDQKLREDIFAALARTAVHMINQ; this is encoded by the coding sequence GTGGATCTGAGACCCATGGAAGAAGCCACCATTTATGACCGTCTCACAAAAGAAGGTCTGGGCAGGCTGATCCACCGCTTTTACGATCTGGTGCATCAGCATCCCTTGCTCAGGGAAATCTTTCCTGAGGACCTCACCGAGACCCGTGAAAAGCAGTTTGCCTTCATGAGTGGCTTTTTCGGGGGTCCACCTTTATATATGGAGAAATACGGACACCCCAGGCTCAGGATGCGCCACCTGAAATTTCCCATCGGAGAAGGGGAGGCCAGGGCGTGGCTTGCCTGCATGGAGCAAGCCCTCAAGGACACCGTGCCCGATCAAAAGTTGCGCGAGGACATTTTTGCTGCCCTCGCGCGAACTGCCGTACACATGATCAACCAGTGA
- a CDS encoding GGDEF domain-containing protein: MHPLDGLIEHEKLVWASSALLAALGWKETLLLPRCVLSSTVTLQNIQEPADVSLCFDEGICVEGQLIPLHHPDLYGFALVRHPESRSKDTWMEMAHTDALTGLGNRRAFEGVLARFMQQQMPFALVMMDLNRLKHINDTRGHEAGDHFIREVGRQLEQHLRSSDLAFRIGGDEFAVLLHGLESSQVHVVLSRMQKVRLAVEESTLGMGSFSAGVAFHPQESQGDQKLLVQLADERMYQSKSQQKNQLPGNVTSINRRAVFDSMSTTLGLLHSRQKPDQAYWQMMLELAVQMVPSAQAGSMDLWQGEEFMRIAQVGYDDSLLGVSYSREHQLEWYRNPEASWRSGQPRILRGNHLIASVSIETTGWDGDGIPVFNQDSRVGEIRCNINAPIVFDGVVYGHLNLDNFVSEHAFQEDSRLAAAEVMKHYATVCQVLGLPGCGREPSAVSGQTSAP; the protein is encoded by the coding sequence ATGCATCCTCTGGATGGACTGATTGAACATGAAAAACTGGTCTGGGCCAGCAGTGCACTCCTGGCCGCTCTGGGATGGAAAGAAACCCTTTTGCTGCCCAGGTGTGTCCTCTCCTCCACTGTGACCCTGCAAAACATCCAGGAACCTGCAGATGTCTCCCTCTGCTTCGATGAAGGCATCTGCGTGGAAGGACAGCTGATTCCCCTGCACCATCCTGACCTGTATGGCTTTGCTCTGGTCAGGCATCCGGAATCGCGGAGCAAGGACACCTGGATGGAAATGGCCCACACAGATGCGCTCACAGGTCTGGGAAACCGTCGCGCCTTTGAAGGGGTCCTGGCCAGATTCATGCAACAGCAAATGCCTTTTGCCCTGGTGATGATGGACCTCAACCGCCTGAAACACATCAATGACACCCGGGGCCATGAAGCCGGAGACCACTTCATCCGTGAGGTGGGCAGGCAACTCGAGCAGCACCTGAGGTCCTCGGATCTGGCTTTCCGCATTGGTGGAGACGAATTTGCAGTGTTGCTGCATGGACTGGAATCCTCCCAGGTGCACGTGGTGCTGTCCCGGATGCAGAAAGTGCGTCTGGCTGTGGAAGAAAGTACCCTTGGGATGGGCAGCTTCAGTGCAGGTGTGGCCTTTCACCCTCAGGAATCCCAGGGAGACCAGAAACTGCTGGTGCAGCTTGCCGATGAACGCATGTACCAGAGCAAGAGCCAGCAGAAAAACCAGCTTCCAGGAAACGTCACTTCCATCAACCGCCGGGCGGTGTTTGACAGCATGAGCACCACCCTGGGCCTGCTGCATTCCAGACAAAAACCAGATCAGGCCTACTGGCAGATGATGCTGGAACTGGCCGTCCAGATGGTCCCCAGTGCCCAGGCAGGCAGCATGGACCTCTGGCAAGGCGAGGAGTTCATGCGCATCGCCCAGGTGGGTTACGACGACAGCCTTCTGGGTGTCAGTTATTCCAGAGAACACCAGCTGGAATGGTACCGCAATCCCGAAGCCAGCTGGAGGTCAGGACAACCCCGCATTCTGCGAGGAAACCACCTGATTGCCTCGGTGTCCATTGAGACCACTGGCTGGGATGGAGATGGAATCCCTGTGTTCAACCAGGACAGCCGTGTGGGTGAAATCCGCTGCAACATCAATGCCCCGATTGTGTTTGATGGAGTGGTCTATGGCCACCTGAATCTGGACAATTTCGTCAGTGAGCACGCCTTTCAGGAAGACAGCCGACTTGCAGCCGCAGAAGTAATGAAGCATTACGCCACCGTTTGCCAGGTGCTGGGTCTCCCTGGCTGTGGAAGAGAGCCATCAGCGGTCAGCGGTCAGACCTCAGCACCCTGA
- a CDS encoding class I SAM-dependent methyltransferase — MYSDLKIAKLPPKLPERGILTKPGVRGYPGLDDAQALLLGVLLNPPVDLGEHILDLTAQNGAVALYLTEPQITLAERSRAALEVLQRQFMDDPRVTVQAALPLEMTGEFDTVLAVLPADKGNEAVREYLQAAFARTKPGGLCLIAGDKDKGFERYFKWFKAAFGEGEVLERHKGMRVAGFIKENAEAQIEAARTHQYTFEGLQITSLPGVFSAGKVDDASQLLLSHLPSPAGKQVLDIGAGAGVLGLRCAQLGAEVTLLEEDLAAVRSIEINARDAGLKVTALHSDVGSALPEQAQFDLVVMNPPFHVGTDVILEVAEEFIRVAYQHVRAGGEVWVVANQFLPYEPLMQKHGKVQLVIKNKSYKVLRGIRERN, encoded by the coding sequence ATGTATTCTGACCTCAAAATTGCCAAACTTCCCCCCAAACTGCCCGAAAGGGGCATCCTCACCAAACCGGGGGTGCGGGGGTATCCAGGGCTGGACGATGCCCAGGCGCTCCTGCTGGGCGTGCTGTTGAATCCTCCTGTGGATCTGGGAGAGCACATTCTGGACCTGACAGCACAGAATGGCGCGGTGGCCCTGTACCTGACCGAACCTCAAATCACGCTGGCAGAGCGTTCCAGGGCGGCTCTGGAGGTGCTGCAGCGCCAGTTTATGGATGATCCCAGGGTGACGGTTCAGGCGGCTTTGCCTCTGGAAATGACGGGGGAATTCGACACTGTGCTGGCTGTGTTGCCTGCAGACAAGGGCAATGAAGCTGTCCGGGAATATTTGCAGGCCGCTTTTGCCCGCACAAAGCCCGGGGGCCTCTGCCTGATTGCCGGAGACAAGGACAAAGGCTTTGAGCGCTACTTCAAGTGGTTCAAGGCTGCTTTCGGTGAAGGTGAGGTGCTTGAGCGGCACAAGGGCATGCGTGTTGCAGGCTTCATCAAGGAGAACGCAGAGGCCCAGATCGAAGCTGCCAGAACCCACCAGTACACCTTTGAAGGTCTGCAGATCACTTCTTTACCCGGAGTGTTCAGTGCAGGCAAAGTGGACGATGCAAGCCAGCTTCTTCTCTCACACCTCCCCTCTCCTGCAGGAAAACAGGTGCTGGACATCGGGGCAGGTGCAGGGGTGCTGGGTCTCCGTTGTGCACAGCTGGGTGCAGAAGTGACCCTGCTGGAAGAGGACCTTGCTGCTGTGCGCAGCATTGAGATCAACGCCCGGGATGCTGGTCTGAAGGTGACAGCCCTGCACAGCGATGTGGGAAGTGCCCTTCCAGAACAGGCCCAGTTCGATCTGGTCGTCATGAACCCACCTTTCCATGTGGGGACAGATGTGATTCTTGAAGTGGCAGAGGAGTTCATCCGGGTGGCCTACCAGCACGTGAGGGCCGGAGGGGAAGTCTGGGTGGTGGCCAACCAGTTCCTGCCGTATGAACCCCTGATGCAGAAGCATGGAAAGGTTCAGCTGGTCATCAAGAACAAGAGCTATAAAGTGCTGCGGGGCATTCGGGAACGAAACTGA
- a CDS encoding 2'-5' RNA ligase family protein, whose translation MTLYGVLVWPHPELMRFIRAFQRDHQLAGYGVPHINLRSPFFWQGSEEELKEKFHDLSRNLSPLTLSSCGWKRFPNVLYVSLESTPSFREAHQMCRTLGGEPFKPVDGADYLPHITVGLGIVPWEEESVWQLAQQTYIPHLTWSCSELILTKDVCGEFTIVDSAPLHAGVLVDH comes from the coding sequence ATGACCTTATACGGCGTTTTGGTTTGGCCCCACCCCGAGTTGATGCGTTTCATTCGGGCGTTTCAGCGAGATCATCAGTTGGCAGGATACGGAGTGCCCCACATCAACTTGCGTTCTCCGTTTTTCTGGCAGGGCAGCGAAGAGGAATTGAAAGAGAAGTTTCATGACCTCAGCCGCAACCTCTCCCCACTGACCCTCAGCTCCTGCGGGTGGAAAAGGTTCCCGAATGTGCTTTACGTCTCGCTGGAGAGCACCCCGAGTTTCCGGGAAGCCCACCAGATGTGCAGGACCCTTGGCGGAGAACCGTTCAAACCCGTGGATGGCGCAGATTACCTGCCCCACATCACGGTCGGACTTGGCATCGTTCCCTGGGAAGAAGAGTCTGTGTGGCAACTGGCCCAGCAGACTTACATTCCCCACCTCACCTGGAGTTGTTCTGAACTGATCCTCACCAAGGACGTGTGTGGTGAATTCACCATTGTGGACTCCGCTCCCCTGCATGCAGGGGTTCTGGTGGACCACTGA
- a CDS encoding DedA family protein: protein MEHLQDLILKFGYIGIGATLLLETGFLIFFFLPGDTLLLAVGAIAYTGKLALGPAILSAFIGAVLGNAVGYWVGAKYGRAVFSNQNSRLFNPENIAKAEHFYNKYGAMAIMLSRFVPGVRAIVPTIAGMVRMNYGMFMLLNIASAALWTVSLPLLAYYVLPLTGLTEKEVEKYILVMVFLAFLIPLIPVGIRMLKPRKSIQEKV from the coding sequence TTGGAACACCTGCAAGACCTCATTCTGAAGTTTGGTTACATCGGTATTGGTGCCACACTGCTGCTGGAAACCGGCTTCCTGATCTTTTTCTTCCTTCCCGGAGACACCCTGCTGCTCGCCGTGGGGGCCATTGCCTACACAGGAAAACTGGCGCTCGGACCTGCCATTCTGTCTGCCTTCATTGGGGCGGTGCTCGGAAATGCTGTGGGATACTGGGTGGGGGCGAAATACGGACGGGCCGTGTTCAGCAACCAGAACAGCCGCCTGTTCAACCCTGAGAACATTGCGAAAGCCGAGCATTTCTACAACAAATACGGGGCCATGGCAATCATGCTTTCCCGCTTTGTGCCCGGCGTGCGCGCCATTGTGCCCACCATCGCTGGCATGGTTCGCATGAATTACGGCATGTTCATGCTGTTGAACATTGCCAGTGCCGCCCTGTGGACCGTCAGCCTTCCGCTGCTGGCCTACTATGTGCTGCCCCTCACGGGCCTCACCGAAAAAGAAGTTGAGAAGTACATCCTGGTGATGGTCTTCCTGGCCTTCCTGATCCCGCTGATTCCGGTGGGCATCCGCATGCTGAAACCCAGAAAGAGCATTCAGGAAAAAGTGTAA
- the rpoD gene encoding RNA polymerase sigma factor RpoD, producing the protein MTEKRTRSKKTSETIEAPQESTPVSQSAAKVRTRKKATVEEAPKTKGRRAAIEPDDTPRVEKPYVQHQAIQDLVRVGKTMGMLSTEEIATALSAALEGSGTSEADLLEEVEDLQNYIQRQGIEISDLADDDEEVLGFDDDEEDEEEEDEFFDDIPKTVSNDPVRQYLHEIGRVPLLTLDEEIDLARRIEEGEEARKRIEAGEHSEDERKQRRLQRLVEDGQYARQQLIEANLRLVVSIAKKYTGRGLGFLDLIQEGNQGLIRAVEKFEYKRRYKFSTYATWWIRQAINRAIADQARTIRIPVHMVETINKLTRTARQLQQELSREPSYEEIAEAMGPGWDAAKVEEVQKVSQEPVSLETPIGDEKDSFYGDFIPDENLDSPVENAAKTLLSEELEKALSKLTEREAMVLKLRKGLVDGREHTLEEVGQYFNVTRERIRQIENKALRKLKYHESRTRKLRDFLD; encoded by the coding sequence ATGACTGAAAAACGCACACGCTCCAAGAAGACCAGCGAGACCATTGAAGCACCACAAGAAAGCACTCCTGTGTCGCAGAGCGCCGCGAAAGTGCGGACCCGCAAAAAAGCCACGGTAGAAGAAGCTCCAAAAACCAAGGGACGTCGCGCGGCCATCGAGCCTGACGACACCCCCAGGGTCGAGAAACCCTACGTGCAGCATCAGGCCATTCAGGACCTCGTGCGGGTGGGCAAGACCATGGGGATGCTCTCCACCGAAGAAATTGCCACGGCCCTCAGTGCAGCCCTGGAAGGCAGCGGCACCTCCGAAGCCGACCTGCTTGAAGAAGTCGAAGACCTGCAAAATTACATCCAGCGTCAGGGCATTGAGATCAGTGACCTCGCCGATGACGATGAAGAAGTTCTGGGTTTTGACGACGATGAGGAAGACGAAGAAGAAGAAGATGAGTTCTTCGACGACATTCCCAAAACCGTTTCCAACGACCCGGTGCGCCAGTATCTGCATGAAATTGGTCGCGTTCCCCTGCTGACCCTCGACGAGGAAATCGACCTTGCCCGCCGCATTGAAGAAGGTGAAGAGGCCCGCAAGCGCATCGAAGCCGGAGAGCACAGCGAGGACGAGCGCAAGCAGCGTCGTTTGCAGCGTCTGGTGGAAGACGGACAGTATGCCCGCCAGCAACTGATCGAGGCCAACTTGCGTCTGGTGGTGTCCATCGCCAAGAAGTACACCGGACGTGGCCTGGGCTTCCTGGACCTGATCCAGGAGGGCAACCAGGGCCTGATCCGTGCCGTGGAGAAGTTCGAGTACAAGCGCCGCTACAAGTTCTCGACCTACGCGACCTGGTGGATTCGTCAGGCCATCAACCGGGCCATTGCCGACCAGGCCCGCACCATCCGCATTCCGGTGCACATGGTGGAGACCATCAACAAGCTGACCCGCACCGCCCGTCAGCTTCAGCAGGAACTGTCCCGCGAACCCAGCTATGAGGAAATCGCCGAAGCCATGGGCCCTGGCTGGGACGCCGCCAAGGTGGAGGAAGTGCAGAAGGTCTCCCAGGAGCCTGTGTCGCTCGAAACCCCCATCGGGGACGAGAAGGACAGCTTCTACGGGGACTTCATCCCCGACGAGAACCTGGACAGCCCTGTGGAGAACGCTGCCAAGACCCTGCTCAGCGAGGAACTTGAAAAAGCCCTCTCCAAGCTGACCGAGCGTGAAGCCATGGTGCTGAAACTCCGCAAGGGCCTGGTGGATGGACGCGAGCACACCCTGGAAGAGGTGGGCCAGTACTTCAACGTCACCCGTGAACGCATCCGCCAGATCGAGAACAAGGCGCTGCGCAAACTGAAGTACCACGAATCCAGAACCCGCAAACTGCGCGACTTCCTGGATTAA
- a CDS encoding ribonuclease HII codes for METQIGDFKLILGIDEAGRGALAGPVAVAGAILPAERVVLPYRDSKTLKFERRVELAEHVKSYAVRYAIKLVPAADIDSTGILKVVIRASEEIIQELQPEAVITDYLKVKTGLPLLAVPKADANSYTVAAASLLAKTARDQYMIELHEKHPEYGFAGHKGYGTQEHVQALQKHGVTPEHRKTFAPVAQGLLFSEN; via the coding sequence TTGGAAACCCAGATCGGTGACTTCAAACTGATCCTGGGCATTGATGAGGCAGGCAGAGGGGCCCTTGCTGGACCCGTGGCTGTGGCCGGTGCGATTCTTCCTGCAGAGCGGGTGGTGTTGCCTTACCGGGACTCCAAGACCCTGAAGTTTGAACGCAGGGTGGAACTCGCTGAGCATGTGAAATCCTACGCTGTGCGCTATGCCATCAAACTGGTGCCTGCTGCTGACATTGATTCCACTGGCATCCTGAAAGTGGTGATCCGGGCCAGCGAGGAGATCATTCAGGAGCTGCAGCCAGAAGCGGTGATCACGGATTATCTGAAGGTGAAAACAGGATTGCCCCTGCTGGCCGTTCCAAAAGCAGATGCAAATTCATACACGGTGGCTGCAGCGAGTTTGCTGGCCAAGACGGCCAGGGACCAGTACATGATTGAACTGCACGAAAAGCACCCGGAGTACGGTTTTGCAGGACACAAGGGTTACGGGACCCAGGAGCATGTTCAGGCATTGCAGAAGCATGGGGTGACCCCGGAACACCGCAAAACCTTTGCTCCGGTGGCCCAGGGGTTGCTGTTTTCAGAGAATTGA